In the genome of Desulfuromonas sp. DDH964, one region contains:
- a CDS encoding ABC transporter ATP-binding protein: MGNPLVAIDDLHLSLVGGSGRVNILRGIDLQLAAGETLSVAGTSGAGKTTLLMAIAGLEQVSAGRIRIAGVDITGLDEDALARFRRRHVGIVFQSFHLVATMTAAENIALPLEFAGIPDAAEQAAAALASVGLAARRHHYPGQLSGGEQQRVALARAFVARPALLLADEPTGNLDAETGARVMELLFALQAEQGTTLLLVTHDPALAERCSRRLLMRDGVLLAGPGKSR; encoded by the coding sequence ATGGGGAATCCCCTGGTTGCAATTGATGATCTGCATCTGAGTCTAGTCGGCGGCAGCGGCCGGGTCAATATCCTGCGCGGGATCGACCTGCAGCTCGCGGCCGGGGAGACCCTCAGCGTCGCCGGCACCTCGGGGGCGGGCAAGACCACCCTGCTGATGGCGATTGCCGGCCTGGAGCAGGTGAGCGCCGGACGCATCCGCATCGCCGGAGTCGATATCACCGGGCTCGACGAAGACGCCCTGGCCCGCTTTCGGCGGCGTCATGTCGGCATTGTTTTCCAATCCTTTCACCTGGTGGCGACGATGACCGCCGCCGAGAATATCGCGCTCCCCCTCGAGTTCGCCGGTATCCCCGATGCCGCCGAACAGGCGGCGGCGGCCCTTGCCAGCGTCGGCCTTGCGGCGCGCCGCCACCACTACCCGGGGCAGCTCTCCGGCGGCGAGCAGCAGCGGGTCGCCCTGGCAAGGGCCTTTGTCGCGCGCCCGGCGCTTTTGCTGGCCGACGAACCGACCGGCAATCTCGACGCCGAAACCGGTGCCCGGGTCATGGAGCTCCTCTTCGCCCTGCAGGCGGAGCAGGGCACGACGCTGCTGCTGGTGACCCACGACCCGGCCCTGGCGGAGCGCTGCAGCCGGCGCCTGCTGATGCGCGACGGGGTCCTGCTGGCCGGCCCCGGGAAAAGCCGATGA
- a CDS encoding ABC transporter permease, which yields MTDPALLPQAWRLARRELRGGLHGFGVFLGCLFLGVFAIAAIGTFSASARQGLLNDARALLGGDLEVHRAQRELDPDQLEWLRSAGSVSEVSTLRSMARAIGNPARALVEIKAVDGNYPLYGSVESAPPQPLASALQREADGLFGALGEAALLQRLQLAVGDELQLGAIRLRLVGVLTREPDRSLRGFNLGPRLLVSRTALAASGLLQPGSLVTYNYRLRLAPGGSAEDVRSRLQAAYPRAGWRIHIWREAAPRVRRILDRLSVNLSLVGLCALLIGGVGVAGAVRGYLAGKVYHIATMKCLGASGRTIFAGYLVQVLFLGALGAGAGLLLAAAVPWLAVTLAGAALPLPLQPGFYPLPLVTAALCGLLVALLFSLGPLAAARRVSPAMLFRGYAGEVASGSGSGIRLLTGGVALALVAVAVASSADRRLALWFLAGAALCFLLFRGLALLVVAASRLAPRPKRPFLRLALGNIHRRGSPAASAIFSLGLGLTALVILALVQANLTRLVDETLPAEAPAFFFFDLQPDQVPAFSELMETLPGVRRSERFPTLRGRIVAIKGVPVEAANIAPNVEWAVRGDRWLSYTAAMPAQTRLVAGSWWPAAYQGPPQLSLTADLASGFGVTVGDELTVSLLGREITARIASLREVDWSTLDLNFALLFSPGVLEGAPQTYIATAYLAAADEARVYRAVTDRFPNISAVTVREVLANVARTLGRLAMAFRAVAAVALLSGFLVLAGALSADQHRRIHAAVIFKVCGATRRDLLAAFAAEFLLLGLAAGAIAAVVGSLAAWGILQGLMETPFQLPVTTVLATLGAGIGLTLLLGLSGTWRALGQKPAGYLREE from the coding sequence ATGACAGACCCGGCCCTCCTTCCCCAGGCCTGGCGACTGGCGCGGCGGGAGTTGCGCGGTGGTCTGCACGGCTTCGGGGTCTTCCTCGGCTGTCTCTTTCTCGGGGTCTTTGCCATCGCCGCCATCGGCACCTTCTCGGCAAGCGCACGCCAGGGGCTCCTCAACGATGCCCGGGCCCTGCTTGGCGGCGATCTCGAAGTCCACCGGGCGCAGCGGGAACTCGACCCGGACCAGCTGGAGTGGCTGCGCAGCGCCGGTTCAGTCTCGGAGGTCTCCACCCTGCGTTCCATGGCGCGGGCGATCGGCAACCCGGCCCGGGCCCTGGTCGAGATAAAGGCGGTCGACGGCAATTATCCCCTCTATGGCAGCGTTGAGAGTGCACCGCCCCAGCCCCTCGCCAGCGCTCTGCAGAGGGAGGCGGACGGGCTCTTCGGCGCCCTCGGCGAGGCGGCGCTGCTGCAACGGCTGCAGCTTGCGGTGGGGGATGAGCTGCAGCTCGGCGCGATCCGCCTGCGGCTGGTCGGGGTGCTGACCCGTGAGCCGGACCGGAGCCTGCGCGGGTTCAACCTCGGGCCGCGGCTGCTGGTGAGTCGCACCGCGCTGGCGGCGAGCGGCCTGCTGCAGCCGGGAAGTCTGGTGACCTACAATTACCGGTTGCGCCTGGCGCCGGGGGGAAGTGCCGAAGACGTGCGCAGCCGCCTGCAGGCCGCCTATCCCCGGGCGGGATGGCGGATTCACATCTGGCGCGAGGCGGCGCCGCGGGTGCGGCGGATTCTCGACCGGCTTAGCGTCAACCTCAGCCTGGTCGGGCTTTGTGCCCTCCTCATAGGCGGGGTCGGTGTCGCCGGCGCGGTCCGGGGCTACCTTGCCGGCAAGGTCTACCATATCGCGACCATGAAGTGTCTCGGCGCCAGCGGCCGCACCATCTTTGCCGGCTACCTGGTGCAGGTGCTGTTCCTCGGTGCGCTCGGTGCCGGTGCCGGGCTCCTCCTCGCCGCAGCGGTCCCCTGGCTCGCCGTGACCCTGGCCGGCGCGGCCCTGCCGCTGCCGCTGCAGCCCGGCTTTTATCCTCTCCCGCTCGTCACCGCCGCCCTTTGCGGCCTGCTGGTCGCCCTCCTTTTCAGTCTTGGTCCCCTGGCGGCGGCCCGTCGGGTGTCGCCGGCGATGCTCTTCCGTGGCTATGCCGGCGAGGTGGCGTCGGGGAGCGGGAGCGGGATCCGCCTGCTAACCGGAGGGGTCGCTCTGGCACTGGTCGCGGTGGCGGTGGCGAGCAGCGCCGACCGGCGTCTGGCGCTCTGGTTTCTGGCCGGCGCCGCGCTCTGCTTTCTCCTTTTTCGGGGCCTGGCGCTGCTGGTGGTCGCTGCCTCGCGCCTGGCGCCGCGGCCCAAACGCCCCTTTTTGCGCCTCGCTCTCGGCAATATTCACCGCCGCGGCTCACCGGCTGCGAGCGCCATCTTTTCCCTCGGTCTCGGTTTGACGGCACTGGTGATCCTCGCCCTGGTCCAGGCCAACCTCACCCGGCTGGTGGACGAAACCCTGCCGGCGGAGGCGCCGGCCTTCTTCTTTTTCGACCTCCAGCCCGACCAGGTGCCGGCCTTCTCCGAACTCATGGAAACCCTGCCGGGCGTGCGGCGCAGTGAACGCTTCCCGACTCTGCGCGGACGGATCGTCGCGATCAAGGGGGTACCGGTCGAGGCGGCGAATATCGCCCCCAATGTCGAGTGGGCGGTGCGCGGCGACCGCTGGCTGAGCTACACGGCAGCGATGCCGGCGCAGACCCGGCTGGTGGCCGGGAGTTGGTGGCCGGCCGCTTACCAGGGGCCGCCGCAGCTGTCGCTGACCGCCGATCTCGCCAGCGGTTTCGGCGTCACCGTTGGCGACGAACTGACCGTCAGCCTGCTCGGCCGCGAGATAACCGCCCGCATCGCGAGCCTGCGCGAGGTCGACTGGTCGACCCTCGATCTCAACTTCGCCCTCCTCTTCTCGCCCGGGGTCCTGGAAGGGGCACCCCAGACCTATATCGCCACCGCCTACCTGGCGGCGGCCGACGAAGCCCGGGTCTACCGGGCGGTCACCGACCGCTTTCCCAATATTTCGGCGGTCACCGTGCGCGAGGTGCTGGCCAATGTCGCCCGCACCCTGGGCCGGCTGGCCATGGCGTTTCGCGCCGTGGCCGCCGTGGCGCTCCTGAGCGGCTTCCTGGTACTGGCCGGCGCACTTTCCGCTGACCAGCACCGGCGCATCCATGCCGCGGTGATCTTCAAGGTCTGCGGCGCAACCCGGCGCGACCTGCTGGCCGCCTTTGCCGCCGAATTTCTGCTGCTGGGGCTGGCCGCCGGGGCGATCGCCGCGGTGGTCGGCAGTCTCGCCGCCTGGGGCATCCTCCAGGGGTTGATGGAGACCCCCTTTCAGCTGCCGGTGACCACGGTACTGGCAACGCTCGGTGCCGGCATCGGCCTGACCCTGCTGCTCGGCCTCTCCGGCACCTGGCGGGCGCTGGGGCAGAAGCCGGCCGGGTACCTGCGCGAAGAATAA
- a CDS encoding Nramp family divalent metal transporter: MNDRPPAPQPAPGDVRTVAAATRVLTGAGPRRGMARLLPFLGPAFIASIAYVDPGNFATNIEGGAKFGYTLLWVVVACNLMAMLVQILAAKVGIATGYNLAELCRLHFPRPVVWGMWVVMELVAMATDLAEFIGAAVGLNLLFGMPLGIAGLLTAVITFLILALQSRGFRPLEAVITALLGVIAVCYVIETFLDKPDWSLVIFHAVTPRFAGAESVLLAAGILGATVMPHVIFLHSSLTQGRIVVTDPVQKRGLFRFQIVDVTIAMSIAGFVNAAMLMMAAATFHRAGYSHIATIEEAHRTLEPLLGAAAGWVFAISLLAAGLASTTVGTMAGQVIMQGFLKRQIPIWLRRLITIVPSLVIIFLGFDPTRTLVISQVVLSFGLPFAVLPLILFCQRRDLMGDLVNSRPTNLLAWGVALLVIALNLYLLWQTFLGA, translated from the coding sequence ATGAACGACCGTCCTCCAGCGCCCCAGCCTGCCCCCGGCGACGTCCGTACCGTCGCCGCCGCCACCAGGGTTCTCACCGGGGCCGGGCCGCGGCGCGGAATGGCGCGGCTCCTCCCCTTCCTCGGTCCCGCCTTCATCGCCAGCATCGCCTATGTCGATCCCGGCAACTTCGCCACCAACATCGAGGGGGGCGCCAAGTTCGGCTACACCCTGCTCTGGGTCGTCGTCGCCTGCAACCTGATGGCGATGCTGGTCCAAATTCTCGCCGCCAAGGTCGGCATCGCCACCGGGTACAACCTTGCCGAGCTCTGCCGGCTCCATTTCCCCCGGCCGGTGGTGTGGGGGATGTGGGTCGTCATGGAGCTGGTGGCGATGGCCACCGACCTCGCCGAATTCATCGGCGCCGCGGTAGGCCTCAACCTTCTCTTCGGCATGCCGCTCGGGATCGCCGGGCTGCTCACCGCGGTCATCACCTTCCTGATCCTCGCCCTGCAGTCCCGCGGCTTCCGCCCCCTAGAGGCGGTTATCACCGCCCTGCTCGGGGTGATCGCAGTCTGTTACGTGATCGAGACCTTTCTCGACAAGCCGGACTGGTCGCTGGTGATTTTCCATGCGGTGACGCCGCGCTTCGCCGGGGCCGAAAGCGTGCTGCTGGCGGCGGGGATCCTCGGCGCCACGGTGATGCCGCACGTGATCTTCCTGCACTCTTCGCTGACCCAGGGACGCATCGTCGTGACCGACCCGGTGCAGAAACGGGGCCTCTTTCGCTTCCAGATCGTCGACGTGACGATCGCCATGTCGATCGCCGGCTTTGTCAACGCGGCGATGCTGATGATGGCGGCCGCTACCTTTCACCGCGCCGGCTACAGTCACATTGCCACCATCGAAGAGGCCCACCGCACCCTGGAGCCGCTCCTCGGCGCCGCCGCCGGCTGGGTCTTCGCCATTTCGCTCCTCGCCGCCGGCCTCGCCTCCACCACCGTCGGCACCATGGCCGGGCAGGTGATCATGCAGGGATTTCTGAAGCGGCAGATTCCGATCTGGCTGCGGCGCCTGATCACCATCGTCCCCTCCCTGGTGATCATCTTCCTCGGCTTCGACCCGACCCGCACCCTGGTCATCAGCCAGGTGGTGTTAAGCTTTGGTCTCCCCTTCGCCGTCCTGCCGCTGATCCTCTTCTGCCAGCGGCGCGACCTGATGGGAGACCTGGTCAATAGCCGGCCGACCAACCTCCTCGCCTGGGGGGTGGCGTTGCTGGTCATTGCCCTGAATCTCTATCTGCTCTGGCAGACTTTCCTGGGAGCCTGA
- a CDS encoding universal stress protein — MIQHLLVPLDGSTLAEAALPVAQALALALDARITLMHVIEEDAAELIHGEPHLTEATAAAAYLQRLQQRLQVAGLRIDCHVHATAVVDVAAGIAAHQQELRPDLIVMCTHGPAGLARRMRGSLAQQVVELGQTPLLLVRPDSSGREDIFSLQQILVPLDGRAEHGAGLDLAMELAAAAGACLQLLSIVATLPSLAGTEATLSRFLPASSQKLQELAQQGLRQFLDAALARAAAEGITASAELRAGKVPVVIAEAASAGAADLIVMATHGKAGAKAFWANSVAGAVQAKTSRPLLLVPV, encoded by the coding sequence ATGATTCAACATCTTCTGGTCCCCCTTGACGGCTCGACCCTGGCCGAAGCGGCCCTCCCCGTGGCCCAGGCGCTGGCGCTGGCGCTGGATGCCCGGATCACCCTGATGCATGTCATCGAAGAGGACGCCGCAGAGCTGATCCATGGCGAACCGCACCTGACCGAAGCGACCGCGGCCGCGGCCTACCTGCAGCGCCTGCAGCAGCGGTTGCAGGTGGCGGGACTGCGCATCGACTGCCACGTCCACGCCACCGCCGTCGTCGACGTCGCCGCCGGCATTGCCGCCCACCAACAGGAACTTCGTCCCGACCTGATCGTCATGTGCACCCATGGTCCGGCCGGGCTTGCCCGGCGCATGCGCGGCAGCCTCGCCCAGCAGGTGGTGGAACTCGGCCAGACCCCGCTGCTGCTGGTGCGTCCTGACAGCAGCGGTCGTGAGGACATCTTTTCCCTGCAGCAGATCCTGGTACCCCTCGACGGCCGGGCCGAACATGGCGCCGGTCTCGACCTCGCCATGGAACTGGCCGCCGCCGCCGGCGCCTGCCTGCAGCTGCTGTCGATCGTCGCCACGCTGCCGTCCCTGGCCGGGACCGAAGCAACCCTCTCCCGGTTTCTGCCGGCCTCCTCGCAAAAACTCCAGGAACTGGCGCAGCAAGGTCTGCGACAATTTCTCGATGCCGCCCTGGCACGGGCCGCAGCCGAGGGGATCACCGCCAGTGCCGAACTCCGTGCCGGCAAGGTGCCGGTGGTGATCGCCGAGGCGGCCAGCGCCGGCGCTGCCGACCTGATCGTCATGGCTACCCACGGCAAGGCGGGCGCCAAGGCGTTCTGGGCCAACAGCGTCGCCGGGGCGGTGCAGGCTAAAACCAGTCGTCCGCTGCTGCTGGTGCCGGTCTGA
- a CDS encoding Rne/Rng family ribonuclease codes for MAKELVINTTSHETRVALLEAGHIAELYIERSRERGIVGNIYQGKVIRVLPGMQAAFVDIGLEKAAFLYVADVHDEMEAVEQFVEGASQHAKPAEGGDEERQLPPIEDLLQEGQEILVQVAKEPLGTKGARITSHISLPGRHLVYMPTVDHVGISRRIELEEEKNRLRELIEAIRPPGTGFIVRTAAEGKSEEDLRADMEFLVGLWREIVRRRENCGAPALIHSDLDVTSKVLRDILTEDVARIVVDTREEYAKIVGFLSTFMPKLKYALELHDGDEPIFDNFGLEVEISRALGRKVWLKSGGYIIIEQTEALTAVDVNTGRFVGKHNLEDTILKTNLEAVKEIAYQLRLRNIGGLIIIDFIDMEKEAHREKVHSALEEALKSDKSKTNILKISELGLVEMTRKRVRESIGRTLCEPCPYCEGKGYVKSRTTMVYEIFRELCRELRDLPGYRVTLLTHPDVAALLSDEEHPGIEEIERQFEKQIAINARPNFHIEQFEIMLG; via the coding sequence ATGGCCAAGGAACTGGTCATCAACACGACCTCCCACGAGACCCGCGTTGCGCTGCTGGAGGCCGGCCACATTGCCGAGCTTTACATCGAGCGCAGCCGGGAGCGCGGGATCGTCGGCAACATTTACCAGGGGAAGGTGATCCGGGTGCTGCCCGGGATGCAGGCGGCTTTCGTCGATATCGGCCTGGAGAAGGCGGCGTTTCTCTACGTCGCCGATGTCCATGACGAGATGGAAGCGGTGGAGCAGTTTGTCGAGGGCGCCAGCCAGCACGCCAAACCGGCCGAGGGGGGGGACGAGGAGCGGCAGCTGCCGCCGATCGAGGACCTGCTCCAGGAGGGGCAGGAGATCCTGGTCCAGGTCGCCAAGGAACCCCTCGGCACCAAGGGAGCCCGCATCACCTCCCACATCTCCCTCCCCGGCCGGCACTTGGTCTACATGCCGACCGTCGACCATGTCGGCATCTCGCGGCGCATTGAGCTCGAGGAGGAGAAAAATCGCCTGCGCGAGCTGATCGAAGCGATCCGCCCGCCGGGTACCGGCTTCATCGTCCGCACCGCCGCAGAGGGGAAGAGCGAAGAAGATTTGCGCGCCGACATGGAATTTCTCGTCGGCCTCTGGCGCGAAATCGTCCGCCGCCGTGAAAACTGCGGCGCTCCGGCGCTGATCCATTCCGATCTCGACGTCACCAGCAAGGTGCTGCGCGACATCCTCACCGAGGATGTCGCCCGCATCGTCGTCGACACCCGCGAGGAGTATGCCAAGATCGTCGGCTTTTTAAGCACCTTCATGCCCAAGCTCAAGTATGCCCTCGAACTGCACGACGGCGACGAGCCGATCTTCGACAACTTCGGCCTCGAGGTGGAGATCTCCCGGGCCCTCGGGCGCAAGGTCTGGCTGAAGAGCGGCGGCTACATCATCATCGAGCAGACCGAGGCGCTGACCGCCGTCGACGTCAACACCGGGCGTTTTGTCGGCAAACACAACCTCGAGGACACCATCCTCAAGACCAACCTCGAGGCGGTCAAGGAGATCGCCTACCAGCTACGGCTGCGCAACATCGGCGGGCTGATCATCATCGACTTCATCGACATGGAGAAGGAAGCGCACCGCGAAAAGGTCCATTCCGCCCTCGAAGAGGCGCTCAAGAGCGACAAGAGCAAGACCAACATCCTCAAGATCTCCGAGCTCGGCCTGGTCGAGATGACCCGCAAGCGGGTGCGGGAGAGCATCGGCCGCACCCTCTGCGAGCCCTGCCCCTACTGCGAGGGGAAAGGGTACGTCAAGAGCCGCACCACCATGGTCTACGAGATCTTCCGTGAGCTGTGCCGGGAGCTGCGCGACCTCCCCGGTTACCGGGTCACCCTCCTCACCCACCCCGACGTCGCCGCTCTCCTCTCCGACGAGGAGCACCCCGGCATCGAGGAGATCGAGCGCCAGTTCGAAAAACAGATCGCCATCAATGCCCGCCCCAACTTTCACATCGAGCAGTTCGAGATCATGCTCGGCTGA
- a CDS encoding TIGR03960 family B12-binding radical SAM protein, with translation MNLDQLLGQINRPSRYLGGERGSVHKPEAQVDLHFALAFPDVYEVGMSHLGFAILYHILNGLDDIAAERVYAPWPDMEGHLRETGAPLVSLESERPLASFDIVGFTLQYELSYSNILNMLQLGGIPLRREQRGAADPLIVVGGPCAFNPEPLADFIDCAVIGDGEEAVVELCAALRTSRAAGEDRPALYRRLAQIEGLYLPALFDVDYQPDGSIKAIQPQQPGYATVRRRFLADLDAVPYPTAPIVPFMNTVHDRVAVEIARGCTRGCRFCQAGYIYRPVRERAPQRIADVIEASLASSGYEEVSLLSLSTGDYSCIEPLLKGLMDRYAAEKVAISFPSLRVGSLTPELMEEIKKVRKTGFTLAPEAGSERLRNVINKGISEDDLLATAQSAFGLGWRILKLYFMLGLPTETDADLAAIIDLAARVKRSGKGTEGGADVNVAVSTFVPKAHTPFQWEAQLGIEETLRRQVLLRDGLRQKKLRLKWHEAELSFMEGVFARGDRRLAPVLERAQQLGCRFDGWRDHFRFELWQQAFADCGIDPSWYLRERDEAEVLPWDHIDCGIPKDFFVRERRRARELAYTPDCRGGDCSGCGVCDFEALRMRLVEHGELLLPPAPPAQPAGDEERYKIRLRLRKDGKARFVGHLEFMTVIHRAARRARLPVRFSGGFHPQPRISFPDALPTGVASDAEIIDIELFQPLTAQAVVEGLNAELPQGFRILEGAALHWQTPSPSVSIREVVYRVLLPASAPQDLAARVATFLAATSLPVTRSKGHKTVTVDLRPEVLDLVLEKDVLWLHLRKGSPALLAAHLLGITSEAARSLEIRKTAALLGD, from the coding sequence ATGAATCTCGACCAGCTCCTGGGCCAGATCAATCGACCGTCCCGTTACCTCGGCGGTGAGCGCGGCAGTGTGCACAAACCGGAAGCGCAGGTCGACCTCCACTTTGCCCTCGCCTTCCCCGATGTCTACGAAGTCGGCATGAGCCATCTCGGCTTTGCCATCCTCTACCACATTCTCAACGGCCTCGACGACATTGCCGCCGAGCGGGTCTACGCCCCCTGGCCCGACATGGAGGGCCACCTGCGTGAAACCGGCGCACCGCTGGTCTCTCTCGAAAGCGAGCGACCGCTGGCCAGCTTCGACATCGTCGGCTTTACCCTGCAGTACGAACTCTCTTACAGCAATATCCTCAACATGCTGCAACTCGGCGGCATCCCCCTGCGCCGCGAGCAGCGCGGCGCCGCGGATCCGCTGATCGTCGTCGGCGGCCCCTGCGCCTTCAACCCCGAGCCGCTCGCCGATTTCATCGATTGCGCCGTCATCGGTGACGGTGAGGAGGCGGTGGTCGAGCTTTGCGCCGCCCTGCGCACCTCCCGTGCCGCGGGCGAGGATCGACCCGCCCTCTACCGGCGCCTGGCGCAGATCGAGGGGCTCTACCTGCCGGCCCTGTTTGACGTCGACTACCAGCCAGATGGCAGCATCAAGGCGATCCAGCCGCAGCAACCGGGCTACGCAACGGTCCGCCGCCGTTTTCTCGCCGACCTCGACGCCGTCCCCTACCCGACGGCGCCGATCGTTCCCTTCATGAACACCGTCCACGACCGGGTCGCGGTGGAGATCGCCCGCGGTTGTACCCGTGGCTGCCGTTTCTGCCAGGCCGGCTACATCTACCGGCCGGTGCGCGAGCGTGCACCGCAGCGCATTGCCGATGTGATCGAGGCCTCCCTCGCCAGCTCCGGCTACGAGGAGGTCTCGCTCCTCTCCCTCTCCACCGGCGACTACAGCTGCATCGAACCGCTCCTCAAGGGGCTGATGGATCGCTACGCGGCGGAGAAGGTGGCGATCTCCTTCCCGAGCCTGCGGGTCGGCTCCCTGACCCCCGAGCTGATGGAGGAGATCAAAAAAGTGCGCAAGACCGGCTTCACCCTCGCCCCGGAGGCGGGGAGCGAGCGGCTGCGCAACGTCATCAACAAGGGGATCAGCGAGGACGACCTGCTCGCGACCGCCCAGAGCGCCTTCGGCCTCGGCTGGCGGATCCTCAAGCTCTACTTCATGCTCGGCCTGCCGACCGAAACCGACGCCGACCTGGCGGCGATTATCGATCTCGCGGCCCGGGTCAAGCGCAGCGGCAAGGGGACCGAAGGGGGCGCCGACGTTAACGTCGCGGTCTCCACTTTCGTCCCCAAGGCGCACACCCCCTTTCAGTGGGAGGCGCAGCTCGGCATCGAGGAGACCTTGCGCCGCCAGGTGCTGCTGCGCGACGGGTTGCGCCAGAAGAAGTTGCGGCTCAAGTGGCACGAGGCGGAACTCTCCTTCATGGAGGGGGTCTTTGCCCGCGGCGACCGGCGCCTCGCCCCGGTGCTGGAACGGGCCCAGCAGCTCGGCTGCCGTTTCGACGGCTGGCGCGACCATTTCCGCTTCGAGCTCTGGCAGCAGGCGTTTGCCGACTGCGGGATCGACCCGTCCTGGTACCTGCGGGAGCGGGATGAGGCCGAAGTTCTCCCCTGGGACCACATCGACTGCGGTATCCCCAAGGACTTCTTTGTCCGCGAACGCCGCCGCGCCAGGGAACTGGCTTACACCCCCGACTGCCGGGGAGGAGACTGCAGCGGCTGCGGAGTCTGTGACTTCGAGGCGTTGCGCATGCGCCTGGTCGAGCATGGCGAACTGCTGCTCCCCCCCGCCCCACCGGCACAGCCGGCCGGCGATGAGGAACGTTACAAAATCCGGCTACGGCTGCGCAAGGACGGCAAGGCGCGCTTTGTCGGCCACCTCGAGTTCATGACCGTGATCCACCGCGCCGCGCGCCGCGCCCGGTTGCCAGTCCGTTTTTCCGGTGGCTTTCACCCCCAGCCCCGCATCTCCTTTCCCGATGCCCTGCCGACCGGAGTGGCGAGCGATGCCGAGATCATCGACATCGAACTCTTCCAGCCCCTCACGGCCCAGGCCGTGGTCGAGGGGCTCAACGCCGAGCTGCCGCAGGGCTTCCGGATTCTCGAAGGTGCGGCTCTCCATTGGCAGACCCCGTCCCCCTCTGTTAGCATTAGGGAAGTTGTTTACCGGGTCCTGCTCCCCGCTTCGGCGCCGCAAGACCTTGCCGCCCGGGTGGCGACGTTCCTCGCCGCCACCAGCCTGCCGGTGACGCGCAGCAAGGGACACAAGACCGTCACCGTCGATTTGCGTCCCGAGGTTCTCGACCTGGTACTCGAAAAGGATGTCCTCTGGCTGCACCTGCGCAAGGGGAGTCCGGCGCTACTCGCCGCCCACCTGCTCGGCATCACCAGCGAGGCAGCCCGGTCGCTGGAAATCCGCAAGACGGCGGCGCTGCTGGGGGATTGA
- a CDS encoding sensor histidine kinase, translated as MVSADVNKALESALTIAWNQLKYKTEVKKELAELPPVLCAPNRLSQVFLNLLVNAAQAIETKGVVRLRSRALKDKVRVIVADTGCGIPAQLRKRILDPFFTTKRPGEGTGLGLSLTYEIVQRHGGRLRVRSLPGKGTCMVVELPLQRAAAG; from the coding sequence ATGGTGTCGGCCGATGTCAACAAGGCTCTGGAGAGTGCCCTGACCATCGCCTGGAACCAGCTCAAGTACAAGACCGAGGTCAAGAAGGAGCTGGCCGAGCTGCCACCGGTCCTCTGTGCCCCCAACCGGCTCTCCCAGGTCTTTCTCAACCTGCTGGTCAACGCCGCCCAGGCGATCGAGACCAAGGGGGTGGTGCGCTTGCGCAGCCGGGCGCTCAAGGACAAGGTGCGGGTGATTGTCGCCGATACCGGGTGCGGCATTCCGGCCCAGCTGCGCAAACGCATTCTCGATCCCTTCTTTACCACCAAGCGCCCCGGCGAGGGGACCGGTCTCGGTCTCTCGCTGACCTATGAAATCGTGCAACGCCACGGCGGCCGGCTGCGGGTCCGGTCGCTGCCGGGCAAGGGAACCTGCATGGTCGTCGAGCTCCCGCTGCAACGGGCGGCCGCCGGCTGA
- a CDS encoding response regulator, whose product MAYKIMIVDDEENVRNSLIRLLRREGFDLVTASSATEAMEILLEEPVDLIISDEKMPGMSGLEFLKLVRQRHPETMRFILTGHADPEFIIRAINEGEIYRFFTKPWDNEDMKSAIRSALNYLELIRENRRLHELVHRQEEELALLRKNP is encoded by the coding sequence ATGGCTTACAAGATCATGATCGTCGATGACGAGGAGAACGTCCGCAATTCCCTGATTCGCCTGCTGCGACGGGAGGGGTTCGATCTGGTAACGGCGTCATCGGCGACCGAGGCGATGGAGATTCTCCTTGAGGAGCCGGTCGATCTGATCATCTCCGACGAAAAGATGCCGGGGATGAGCGGTCTGGAATTTCTCAAGCTGGTACGCCAGCGCCATCCGGAGACGATGCGGTTTATCCTCACCGGGCATGCCGACCCCGAGTTCATCATCCGCGCCATCAACGAGGGGGAAATTTACCGCTTTTTCACCAAGCCCTGGGATAACGAGGACATGAAGAGCGCCATTCGCAGCGCCTTGAATTATCTGGAGCTGATCCGCGAGAACCGGCGCCTGCACGAGCTGGTGCATCGCCAGGAGGAAGAGTTGGCCCTGTTGCGCAAGAACCCTTGA